The Bacteroidota bacterium genome has a window encoding:
- a CDS encoding DUF2461 domain-containing protein — MTTIQPKTFAFLKALKKNNNRDWFNDHKSEYENAKDNVLGFIQELVVAFSTFDSSLRGLEAKDCLFRIYRDTRFSKDKTPYKTNLGASINAGGKKSMGPGYYVHLEPGGSFIAGGIWMPPADEVKKIRQEIDYNGKDLKKVLTKPSFKKAFGGLSREHALKTAPKGYPKDHPDIELLKLNSFIVWKNVSDKDILGPKSIKTLTTLGKEMKPLMDFLKTALD; from the coding sequence ATGACAACCATTCAACCCAAGACGTTCGCCTTCCTGAAGGCATTGAAGAAGAACAACAATCGCGACTGGTTCAACGACCACAAATCCGAATACGAAAACGCGAAGGACAACGTACTCGGGTTCATCCAGGAGTTGGTTGTCGCGTTCAGCACCTTTGATTCGAGCCTGCGCGGACTGGAAGCGAAGGACTGTCTGTTCCGGATCTACCGGGACACGCGTTTCTCCAAAGACAAGACGCCCTACAAGACCAACCTGGGGGCTTCCATCAACGCGGGTGGAAAGAAATCGATGGGACCAGGTTATTATGTGCACCTGGAGCCCGGCGGAAGCTTTATCGCAGGCGGCATTTGGATGCCGCCTGCCGATGAAGTCAAAAAGATCCGGCAGGAAATCGATTATAATGGTAAAGACCTGAAGAAAGTCCTCACCAAACCTTCGTTCAAAAAAGCCTTTGGCGGGTTAAGTCGCGAGCATGCCTTAAAGACCGCGCCTAAAGGCTACCCGAAAGATCATCCGGATATTGAACTTCTTAAACTGAACAGCTTTATTGTTTGGAAAAACGTTTCCGATAAAGACATCCTTGGGCCGAAGTCGATCAAAACACTGACAACGCTTGGCAAGGAAATGAAGCCGTTGATGGATTTCCTGAAGACGGCTTTGGATTGA
- a CDS encoding T9SS type A sorting domain-containing protein: MKKILTLLAAGLFSGGLFAQIPNAGFETWTSGNPDSWLSNNVPGTYTPVTQSADVHSGTSAARGEIVDFFGSVVPPLLYVANGGGGFPVTQDYTSLIGWYKGNVLNNDIIQITIAAYDASNNPVGGGSDYFGNSAGYTAFTVPIFTNGTPTASYQIFFSIADTSGAGDGTVGSYFIVDDLELTTSTDIQDRASADQLKVFPNPASSYLFYVPSGNMRGQIHAQLLDLQGKSVFAENFEAAVNQQARKIDLNGIAPGFYLLRLVSGEANEVVKVVVK, from the coding sequence ATGAAAAAAATCCTTACGCTGCTTGCAGCCGGTCTCTTCTCGGGCGGTTTGTTCGCTCAAATCCCCAATGCCGGCTTCGAAACCTGGACGAGTGGCAACCCGGATAGTTGGTTGTCCAACAATGTGCCGGGGACCTATACTCCGGTAACCCAATCTGCGGATGTTCATTCCGGCACGTCCGCGGCGCGCGGAGAAATCGTTGATTTCTTCGGCAGTGTCGTTCCTCCTTTGCTGTACGTTGCCAACGGAGGCGGCGGATTCCCGGTCACGCAGGATTACACCAGCCTGATCGGCTGGTACAAAGGCAATGTGTTGAATAACGACATCATTCAGATCACGATCGCGGCCTACGATGCATCCAACAACCCGGTCGGTGGTGGTAGCGATTACTTTGGCAACAGTGCCGGATACACCGCTTTCACTGTTCCGATCTTTACCAACGGTACGCCGACGGCCTCTTATCAAATCTTCTTCTCCATTGCGGATACCTCCGGAGCCGGTGATGGCACGGTCGGTTCTTATTTTATCGTAGATGATTTGGAACTTACCACATCCACTGACATCCAGGATCGGGCTTCGGCTGATCAATTGAAAGTGTTCCCGAATCCGGCCAGCAGCTATTTGTTCTATGTGCCATCCGGCAATATGCGCGGCCAGATCCATGCACAACTTCTCGACCTGCAGGGTAAATCGGTGTTTGCGGAAAATTTCGAAGCGGCCGTGAATCAACAAGCTCGCAAAATAGACCTCAACGGTATTGCTCCAGGCTTTTACCTGCTGCGCCTTGTCTCCGGCGAGGCCAACGAAGTCGTAAAAGTCGTAGTGAAATAA
- a CDS encoding T9SS type A sorting domain-containing protein, translated as MLLTAIGPRSAHAQNPVPNPGFEEWNGGTPAGWSVNNNGPVLPLTRTIDAHGGSYAVRGEVVAGTTSVAVPPLLQSQTNGVGFPLDEPITAVQCWYKCQLFSSDVFNANVYVYDAGHALVGGGSVMITQSCADFTLLNIPVTVFGSGAAFAMVAMTIVDGSGTVPAHLQSSFVVDDLQALSVASGTKNLASEQAVLTVFPNPAREVVRILLPPAGRNSAQSTSDLLVLDQEGREVFRQQVRQERDVAEIRLDILGWQPGTYTLVLNDTPKQRFVVR; from the coding sequence GTGCTCCTGACAGCAATCGGACCCCGATCCGCTCATGCACAAAATCCGGTACCGAATCCCGGATTTGAAGAATGGAACGGCGGCACACCAGCTGGCTGGTCGGTGAACAACAATGGCCCTGTGCTACCCCTTACCCGGACCATTGATGCCCACGGGGGTAGTTATGCGGTACGCGGAGAAGTGGTAGCCGGCACCACCAGTGTCGCGGTGCCGCCACTCTTACAATCTCAAACCAACGGCGTAGGATTTCCATTGGACGAACCGATCACGGCCGTGCAATGCTGGTACAAGTGCCAGTTGTTTTCCAGTGATGTGTTCAATGCAAACGTCTATGTGTACGACGCCGGTCACGCGCTGGTAGGCGGAGGATCGGTCATGATCACCCAGTCGTGCGCGGATTTCACCTTGTTGAATATTCCGGTTACCGTGTTCGGGAGTGGAGCGGCCTTTGCGATGGTTGCGATGACCATCGTGGACGGCAGCGGAACTGTCCCGGCCCATTTGCAATCATCGTTTGTCGTTGATGACCTGCAGGCACTTTCGGTAGCGAGTGGAACGAAAAATCTCGCGTCAGAACAGGCTGTGTTGACCGTATTTCCGAATCCGGCACGGGAAGTTGTTCGGATCCTGCTGCCACCGGCTGGTCGGAACAGTGCGCAAAGCACTTCCGATCTCCTCGTGCTGGACCAGGAGGGGCGGGAAGTGTTCCGTCAACAGGTACGTCAGGAACGGGATGTTGCCGAAATCCGCCTGGATATCCTCGGATGGCAGCCCGGGACATATACCCTTGTCCTGAATGACACGCCGAAACAACGATTCGTTGTCCGGTAA
- a CDS encoding DUF2807 domain-containing protein, with the protein MKTMFTLLAALVLQVSAAFAGTRQPVTETLQSDPYHAIVIKGDLEVVLVPSENFEVAVQGTAYQVRNVSVYRNNDTLYITEVNKNGRRKSPARVEIRVKDLALLDVTGNTSVYASGHINTDILSIRANEGATVNLDVRALQVKTRVFGCSKIRLTGTTGDLTCSASECKLLDISGLDVVLRQARVL; encoded by the coding sequence ATGAAAACAATGTTCACCCTCCTCGCCGCACTTGTCCTCCAAGTCAGTGCTGCATTTGCCGGCACCAGGCAGCCGGTCACTGAAACCTTACAGTCTGATCCTTATCACGCGATCGTGATCAAGGGAGACCTGGAAGTCGTGCTTGTACCCTCCGAGAATTTCGAAGTAGCGGTACAGGGCACCGCGTATCAGGTACGGAATGTCTCGGTTTACCGAAATAATGACACGCTCTACATCACGGAAGTGAATAAGAACGGACGACGTAAATCTCCTGCCCGCGTGGAGATTCGTGTAAAAGACCTGGCTTTGCTGGATGTCACAGGGAATACGTCCGTCTATGCCAGCGGCCACATCAATACCGATATCCTGAGCATTCGTGCGAACGAAGGCGCGACGGTCAACCTGGATGTTCGTGCGCTGCAGGTTAAAACCCGTGTATTCGGATGCAGCAAGATCCGCCTCACCGGAACCACGGGCGACCTTACCTGTTCCGCCAGCGAATGCAAGCTGCTCGATATTTCAGGCCTGGATGTCGTTTTGCGTCAAGCCCGCGTACTGTAA
- a CDS encoding response regulator transcription factor: MNLLIVEDEELAARKLNKMVLELEPNMCCLAITDSIAGTVSWLKENGLPDLILMDIELADGQSFEIFSRVDVRCPVIFTTAYDEFALKAFKVNSVDYLLKPVKPEELRTALEKFRSLRQSQISEGATQQNIGKLIETLVAQQQGTQYRERFLVRSGQRLMPVSSDAIAYFFTEDKLVFLRTCDNRKFVLDYTLDELEHQLDPRRFFRANRQFILNSYCIEEVHTWFNGKLKVNVRPKTEEEVIVSREKAGDFKAWMGE, encoded by the coding sequence CTGAATCTCCTGATCGTCGAAGACGAAGAATTGGCTGCCCGAAAGCTGAACAAGATGGTCTTGGAGCTGGAGCCGAACATGTGCTGCCTGGCCATCACGGACAGTATTGCCGGTACGGTATCCTGGCTCAAGGAAAACGGATTACCCGACCTGATCCTGATGGACATCGAACTGGCCGATGGACAAAGCTTCGAGATCTTTTCCCGGGTCGATGTCCGTTGCCCGGTCATCTTCACAACTGCGTATGACGAATTTGCGCTGAAGGCGTTTAAGGTGAACAGTGTCGATTACCTGTTGAAACCGGTGAAGCCGGAAGAGTTGCGAACGGCCCTGGAAAAATTCCGCTCGCTTCGCCAAAGTCAGATCTCGGAAGGCGCGACCCAGCAGAATATCGGCAAGCTGATCGAAACCCTGGTCGCGCAACAGCAAGGAACGCAATACCGCGAACGCTTTCTCGTACGATCCGGTCAGCGCCTCATGCCCGTCAGTTCAGACGCGATCGCCTACTTCTTTACAGAGGACAAACTGGTCTTTCTGCGCACCTGCGATAACAGAAAGTTCGTCCTGGATTATACCCTCGACGAACTCGAACACCAGTTAGACCCGCGCAGGTTTTTCCGGGCAAACCGACAGTTCATTCTGAACAGTTACTGTATCGAAGAAGTCCACACCTGGTTCAATGGAAAACTGAAAGTCAACGTGCGACCCAAGACCGAAGAAGAAGTGATCGTCTCCCGGGAAAAGGCAGGGGATTTCAAGGCGTGGATGGGGGAGTGA
- a CDS encoding histidine kinase, with protein sequence MLKQANLQSQFDSLKNQVNPHFLFNSLNSLSSLVEEDKEQAVSFIAELSSVYRYLLQSNERELTTLQSELDFIKAYFFLLRTRFRQGVDLLIEVPDGMRERLLPPLTLQMLVENAVKHNVISVSRPLLVRITATSDGWLHVVNNLQRKIQQVPGSGLGLVNITEKFRLLKQPQPQINETATEFRVSIPLMDSRMPYRPFAGSAENVSLAS encoded by the coding sequence TTGCTCAAACAGGCCAATCTCCAGAGCCAGTTCGATTCACTGAAGAACCAGGTCAATCCGCACTTTCTTTTCAATAGCCTGAACTCGTTGTCCTCGCTGGTGGAGGAAGACAAGGAACAGGCCGTCAGTTTCATCGCGGAACTGTCGAGCGTCTATCGCTATCTCCTGCAAAGCAACGAGCGGGAGCTCACCACCCTGCAAAGCGAACTGGACTTCATCAAAGCCTATTTCTTCCTGCTCCGCACGCGCTTCCGCCAGGGCGTCGACCTGCTGATCGAGGTTCCCGACGGGATGCGGGAGCGTTTGTTGCCGCCGCTTACCCTGCAGATGCTGGTCGAGAACGCGGTTAAGCACAATGTCATCTCCGTTTCACGTCCCTTGCTTGTTCGCATCACCGCCACCTCCGACGGTTGGTTGCACGTGGTCAATAACCTTCAGCGCAAGATCCAACAGGTTCCCGGCAGCGGCCTCGGTCTTGTCAACATCACCGAAAAGTTCCGCTTGCTGAAACAACCGCAGCCACAGATCAACGAGACGGCAACAGAATTCCGTGTGAGCATTCCGCTCATGGACAGCCGGATGCCGTATCGTCCCTTCGCCGGTAGTGCCGAGAATGTCAGCCTTGCTTCCTGA
- a CDS encoding DUF1211 domain-containing protein codes for MSEHHPQPSPTEEIRKEFQLERMILFSDAVFAIVITLMAIEIKLPESDGPRTAEQLMHGMHHLLPILLAYVVSFWFIGMLWYQHLKLFGHLKSYDKGLVFRNLLLLFCVGLFPFSVSLQVSGYHDSLIPFTIYFSVLVACMLAQVVLVHYVLVSRPQLRIGSDITDDLRELKNKKIGLLSLLLCFTFSTITYYMIGDEELKTIGTLWFTLMYPFMRLMGYQKKPKMPRHAD; via the coding sequence ATGTCCGAACATCATCCCCAGCCATCTCCGACTGAGGAGATCCGCAAAGAATTCCAGCTCGAGCGCATGATCCTGTTCAGCGATGCCGTGTTCGCGATCGTGATCACGCTCATGGCCATCGAGATCAAATTGCCCGAAAGCGATGGCCCGCGCACCGCGGAGCAGCTCATGCATGGCATGCACCACCTCCTGCCGATCCTGCTGGCTTACGTCGTGAGTTTCTGGTTCATCGGCATGTTGTGGTACCAGCACCTCAAGCTGTTCGGCCACCTGAAAAGTTACGACAAAGGACTGGTCTTCCGTAACCTCCTGCTGTTGTTCTGTGTCGGCCTTTTCCCCTTCAGCGTCTCCCTGCAAGTCAGCGGCTACCACGATTCCCTGATCCCGTTCACCATCTATTTCTCCGTCCTGGTCGCCTGCATGCTGGCTCAGGTCGTCCTCGTCCACTATGTTTTGGTCAGCCGTCCGCAACTGCGTATCGGATCCGACATCACCGACGACCTGCGCGAACTGAAGAATAAAAAAATAGGACTCCTCTCGCTGCTGCTCTGTTTTACTTTTAGCACGATCACGTATTACATGATCGGTGATGAAGAGCTGAAAACAATCGGTACACTCTGGTTCACCCTCATGTACCCCTTCATGCGACTGATGGGTTATCAGAAAAAGCCGAAAATGCCCAGGCATGCGGATTAA
- the rpmA gene encoding 50S ribosomal protein L27, protein MAHKKGVGSSKNGRESHSKRLGIKIYGGQSAIAGNIIVRQRGTKHFPGQNVGIGKDHTLFALIDGTVVFKKGQKDKSFVSVLPLSSEAQA, encoded by the coding sequence ATGGCACATAAAAAAGGCGTAGGTAGTTCCAAGAACGGTCGCGAGTCACACAGTAAACGACTTGGCATCAAGATCTACGGTGGTCAGTCGGCCATTGCCGGCAACATCATCGTGCGTCAGCGTGGTACCAAACACTTCCCGGGCCAGAACGTCGGCATCGGCAAGGACCACACCCTGTTCGCGTTGATCGACGGCACCGTTGTTTTCAAGAAGGGCCAGAAGGACAAGAGCTTTGTCTCTGTTCTCCCGCTGAGCAGCGAAGCCCAGGCTTGA
- the rplU gene encoding 50S ribosomal protein L21, with protein MYAIVNIAGQQLKVAKDQKVVVNRMEGEEGKKLEFSDVLLVDDNGKVKVGAPVLKGASVSAKIVTHKRGDKVIIFKKKRRKGYQKQSGHRQDLTVLQIEGIKA; from the coding sequence ATGTACGCTATCGTCAACATTGCCGGCCAGCAGCTCAAGGTTGCCAAGGACCAGAAAGTCGTCGTCAACCGCATGGAAGGCGAAGAAGGCAAAAAGCTGGAGTTCAGCGACGTTCTTCTCGTCGACGACAACGGTAAGGTGAAAGTAGGCGCTCCGGTTCTGAAGGGAGCCAGCGTTTCGGCCAAGATCGTTACGCACAAGCGTGGCGACAAAGTCATCATCTTCAAAAAGAAGCGCCGGAAAGGTTACCAGAAGCAGAGTGGTCACCGTCAGGACCTGACCGTCCTGCAAATCGAAGGCATCAAAGCCTGA
- a CDS encoding thioredoxin domain-containing protein — MPNRLLHESSPYLLQHAHNPVDWYPWGEEAWEKARKENKLVLVSIGYSSCHWCHVMERQSFEQEAVGKLMNEHFVCIKVDREERSDVDQVYMSAVQLMTGGGGWPLNCFTLPDGRPIYGGTYFPRPQWEDLLVRLHHFYLTDPERARTYADELMNGLRQMEQFATKAGHPEFSMTTIDEMMVNWKRRFDPREGGPDRAPKFPLPNNYSFLLRYLSCAHDPETEAQVHLTLGKMAMGGIYDQIGGGFSRYSVDAEWKVPHFEKMLYDNAQLVTLYAEAHRRSPNPLYETVIRESLAFIERELSDPNGGGYAALDADSEGEEGRFYTWEPEELRTVIGRLQFDLPPGIDPVTLLFDYYRVGAEGHWEFDRNILLRKEHDDSFAARHQLSQETLLAFLRTAKAGLLHSREKRERPGLDKKILLSWNALLLEAWCEAYRALGDPAFLENAIRLGERLRSHALADGRLPHLLENGQKPANPGFLDDYAFFAQGMISLYGVTFDEAWLWSGRNAVAYALEHFSDPESPLLWYTSDLDPPLVTRKKEVHDNVIPASNSCMARVLFTLGRYFGEEAWMLRARQMLFQVTGEMPRYGSGFSNWAILLLEQLFPSRELVLAGEPEPRALDHLRSAWHPHLLLAWARTGQERLPLLQGRYLPAKTLYYVCENGSCHLPKDNWADALAEIKG, encoded by the coding sequence ATGCCCAACCGTCTTCTCCACGAATCGAGCCCTTACCTGCTCCAACACGCCCACAACCCGGTCGACTGGTACCCCTGGGGGGAAGAAGCCTGGGAGAAAGCCCGAAAGGAGAACAAGTTGGTTCTGGTCTCGATCGGCTATTCGTCTTGTCACTGGTGCCATGTCATGGAACGACAAAGCTTCGAGCAGGAAGCAGTGGGCAAGCTGATGAACGAACATTTCGTCTGCATCAAGGTCGATCGGGAAGAACGGTCGGATGTGGACCAGGTGTACATGTCGGCGGTGCAACTCATGACCGGCGGCGGCGGCTGGCCACTCAACTGCTTTACCCTGCCCGACGGCCGTCCGATCTACGGCGGCACGTACTTCCCGCGACCTCAATGGGAAGATTTGCTGGTTCGCCTGCATCATTTTTACCTCACCGATCCCGAACGCGCCCGCACGTACGCGGATGAGCTCATGAACGGTCTCCGGCAGATGGAGCAGTTTGCAACAAAGGCCGGTCATCCGGAATTCTCCATGACCACTATCGACGAAATGATGGTGAACTGGAAGCGTCGCTTCGATCCACGCGAAGGCGGGCCGGACCGTGCACCGAAATTTCCCTTGCCCAACAACTACAGTTTCCTGCTTCGTTACCTCAGCTGCGCCCATGATCCGGAAACCGAAGCGCAGGTACACCTGACCCTCGGGAAGATGGCCATGGGCGGGATCTACGATCAGATCGGCGGCGGCTTCTCCCGCTATTCCGTAGATGCGGAATGGAAAGTCCCGCACTTTGAAAAAATGCTCTACGACAACGCCCAGTTGGTCACCCTTTATGCGGAAGCCCATCGGCGTTCGCCGAACCCGCTCTACGAAACGGTGATACGCGAATCACTGGCGTTTATCGAACGTGAACTCAGTGACCCGAACGGTGGAGGTTACGCAGCCCTCGATGCCGATTCGGAAGGCGAGGAAGGACGATTCTACACCTGGGAGCCGGAGGAACTTCGCACGGTGATCGGTCGACTGCAATTCGACCTGCCTCCGGGTATCGACCCGGTGACACTCCTCTTCGACTATTATCGCGTAGGTGCCGAAGGTCACTGGGAATTCGATCGCAACATCCTGCTTCGGAAAGAACACGACGACTCCTTCGCTGCACGGCATCAACTTTCACAGGAGACATTGCTCGCGTTTCTACGAACAGCGAAAGCAGGACTGCTACACTCCCGGGAAAAACGCGAACGACCCGGACTCGATAAAAAGATCCTGCTTTCCTGGAATGCCCTCCTCCTGGAAGCCTGGTGCGAAGCCTATCGGGCGCTCGGCGACCCGGCGTTTCTTGAAAATGCCATTCGGTTGGGAGAGCGATTACGTTCACATGCACTGGCGGATGGTCGTTTGCCCCATCTGCTGGAGAACGGGCAGAAGCCCGCCAACCCGGGGTTCCTCGACGACTATGCCTTCTTTGCACAGGGCATGATCTCCTTGTATGGCGTCACCTTCGACGAAGCGTGGCTCTGGTCGGGACGGAACGCGGTTGCGTATGCGTTGGAACATTTTTCGGATCCGGAAAGTCCGTTGCTTTGGTATACTTCCGATCTCGACCCGCCATTGGTCACGCGCAAGAAAGAGGTGCACGATAACGTGATCCCCGCTTCCAACTCCTGCATGGCCCGGGTGTTGTTTACACTCGGTCGTTACTTCGGTGAAGAGGCGTGGATGCTGCGCGCAAGACAGATGCTGTTTCAGGTCACCGGTGAAATGCCCCGGTACGGAAGCGGTTTCTCCAACTGGGCGATCTTGCTGCTCGAACAGCTCTTCCCGTCGCGCGAACTGGTCTTGGCCGGCGAACCGGAACCTAGAGCCTTGGACCATTTACGTTCCGCCTGGCATCCACACCTCCTGCTTGCCTGGGCCCGGACCGGTCAGGAACGCCTGCCCCTGTTGCAGGGACGATACCTGCCTGCCAAGACCCTCTATTATGTCTGTGAAAACGGTAGTTGTCAT